The following proteins are encoded in a genomic region of Nitrospirota bacterium:
- a CDS encoding TIGR04255 family protein → MSRKYSNPPIVEALCEFQFIPTQPWDMTIPGLLYEKISGEFPVKQQQMGFGIGFQPKEGGIEQKVEMSQRMQFLRPDKSALVQIGPDLLAVNHLKPYPTWDTFKPMIFKNLEAYQTVAKPKGFKRIGLRYINKFEFDKSPIELTDYFNYYPFIPTNLPQMHETFQVRVEIPYEEGRDCLLLNFASTIPEKPDALSLLLDLDYIMAIPERVPLDQTSDWLEKAHTTIENAFEACITDKCRSHFEEEK, encoded by the coding sequence GTGAGCAGAAAATATAGTAATCCACCTATTGTGGAGGCATTGTGTGAGTTTCAGTTTATTCCCACGCAACCATGGGATATGACTATTCCAGGACTTCTTTATGAAAAGATTAGTGGTGAGTTCCCCGTAAAACAGCAGCAGATGGGTTTTGGTATAGGCTTTCAACCTAAAGAAGGTGGCATAGAACAAAAAGTTGAGATGTCTCAGCGTATGCAGTTTCTCCGTCCCGATAAATCTGCGTTGGTCCAGATTGGTCCTGATTTATTAGCGGTTAATCACTTGAAGCCTTATCCTACATGGGATACCTTTAAGCCCATGATTTTTAAAAACTTGGAAGCTTATCAAACAGTTGCAAAACCAAAAGGATTCAAGCGTATAGGGTTACGATATATAAACAAGTTCGAATTCGATAAAAGCCCAATAGAATTGACAGATTATTTTAATTATTACCCATTCATTCCAACTAATTTACCGCAAATGCATGAGACGTTTCAGGTCAGGGTTGAGATTCCTTATGAAGAAGGACGTGATTGTTTGCTTTTAAATTTCGCAAGTACAATCCCAGAAAAGCCAGATGCTCTTTCTTTGTTGCTTGATCTTGACTATATCATGGCAATACCTGAGCGCGTTCCACTTGATCAAACCTCCGATTGGCTTGAAAAAGCACATACAACTATTGAAAATGCTTTTGAGGCTTGCATTACTGATAAATGCAGAAGCCATTTTGAAGAGGAGAAATAA